Proteins from one Podospora pseudoanserina strain CBS 124.78 chromosome 1, whole genome shotgun sequence genomic window:
- a CDS encoding hypothetical protein (EggNog:ENOG503P091; COG:S), protein MSTAPSYFFYRPGPSVESRPNHFVQQPFHPAFQQQQMMMNLPVVAPLPSTPVYSRPTSSCSSQQGPLLSHTFNGTTISPAVLTPAASPQPINYKSLLALDTGLNEFDGLRSPSTPALSCSGSTVSSPGSTYEMLATPLNPMLSGLDGFETKGKREEEGLECFPDLEPWSSSCSSPQLVPVYLSSRAQAPQTATATLNRQASNDLLSPASCPSLSPSPSPYAPSVSSDDSFCDPRNLTVGSVNSTLAPEFAALPAFCLGEEEDQKFVLRGDSFASSHNASTIFTSQDLHRTLPSSFTTGDLSDFDSDDEFQGLAILSEPLVSQASSRSRSCSETSFKCEEDFEDSDCFAASYLPSPPSSCEDADEHQPKRQKKSADSCCSKPAMNVAAEAEAQSGAAQDQSQTPANQDNTTSEAQNNNSGANSASPDTADTPSGTPAAPTNRRGRKQSLTEDPSKTFVCEQCNRRFRRQEHLKRHYRSLHTEDKPFECHECGKKFSRSDNLSQHARTHGAGAISLDLLDGSDMAAAAAAGHLGQGYPHPHGISLAPDYHTLGHVLFQISAEIPGSESSSDESTESSRKKRKRSE, encoded by the exons ATGTCTACGGCACCATCCTACTTCTTCTACCGGCCTGGCCCCAGTGTCGAGAGCAGACCAAACCACTTTGTCCAGCAGCCTTTCCACCCAGctttccaacaacagcagatgatgatgaacctTCCCGTGGTGGCTCCTCTTCCCTCGACGCCTGTCTACTCGCggccaacatcatcctgcTCGTCGCAGCAAGGGCCGCTGCTCTCACACACATTcaacggcaccaccatctcacctGCCGTGCTCACACCGGCGGCTTCCCCACAGCCCATCAACTACAAGTCACTGCTTGCGCTCGACACGGGACTCAACGAGTTTGATGGACTCCGGTCCCCGTCGACTCCTGCGCTCTCGTGCTCCGGCAGCACTGTCAGCAGCCCCGGCAGCACCTATGAGATGCTCGCCACACCGCTCAACCCCATGCTCTCTGGCCTTGACGGGTTTGAGACCAAGGGcaagagggaagaggaggggctCGAATGCTTCCCTGACCTGGAGCCATGGTCCTCCAGCTGCTCCTCACCTCAGCTTGTGCCTG TGTACCTATCATCCCGCGCACAGGCTCCCCAGACTGCCACTGCCACGCTCAACAGACAAGCCAGCAACGACCTCCTTTCTCCTGCATCGTGCCCGTCACTttctccatcaccctccccttacGCGCCCTCAGTGTCTTCCGACGACAGCTTCTGCGATCCGCGCAATCTGACTGTCGGCTCTGTCAATTCCACTCTTGCTCCAGAATTTGCGGCTCTCCCCGCTTTTTGCctgggtgaggaagaggatcaAAAATTCGTGCTCAGGGGCGATTCGTTTGCCAGCTCCCACAACGCgtccaccatcttcaccagcCAGGACCTGCACCGCACCCTTCCCTCCAGCTTCACCACTGGTGACCTGTCAGACTTTGACTCTGACGACGAGTTCCAAGGCCTTGCCATCTTGAGCGAGCCCCTCGTGTCCCAGGCCAGCAGCCGGTCGCGTTCCTGCAGCGAGACCAGCTTCAAGTGCGAGGAAGACTTTGAGGACAGCGACTGCTTTGCTGCCAGCTACCTgcccagcccaccaagcTCGTGCGAGGACGCCGACGAGCATCAACCCAAGAGGCAAAAGAAGTCTGCCGACAGCTGCTGCAGCAAGCCCGCCATGAACGTCGCTGCTGAGGCCGAGGCCCAATCAGGGGCTGCTCAGGATCAGTCCCAGACCCCGGCCAACCaggacaacaccaccagcgaggcccaaaacaacaactcGGGTGCCAACTCCGCTTCTCCCGATACCGCTGACACCCCCTCCGGCACCCCCGCTGCTCCCACCAACCGCCGTGGTCGCAAGCAGTCCTTGACCGAGGATCCCTCCAAGACCTTCGTCTGCGAGCAGTGCAACCGCCGGTTCCGCCGCCAGGAACACCTCAAGCGTCACTACCGCTCTCTCCACACCGAGGACAAGCCCTTCGAATGCCACGAGTGCGGCAAGAAGTTCTCTCGCTCTGACAACCTTTCCCAGCATGCCCGCACCCACGGAGCCGGCGCCATCTCTCTCGACCTTCTCGATGGCTCCGACatggctgccgccgccgccgccggtcaCCTAGGTCAAGGGTATCCACACCCTCACGGCATTTCTCTTGCTCCCGACTACCACACGCTCGGCCATGTGTTGTTCCAAATTAGTGCCGAGATCCCAGGCAGTGAGTCGTCGTCGGATGAGAGCACCGAGTCCAGCAGGAAGAAGCGCAAGAGGTCAGAGTAA
- a CDS encoding hypothetical protein (EggNog:ENOG503Q4W0; COG:J), translating into MATTPSPSSQAERLNVIALISGGKDSFYSLLHCRENGHRVVALANLFPSGAGAGTGTGRTSPSSSVSDDAAPLPGATIPDQEEEDLNSHMYQTVGHSIIPLYAEATGIPLYRKAISSYGATQHGKDYSHYVSTPEEVNERKHDETESMFCLLKGIRQRHPEVNAVCAGAILSTYQRTRVESVAVRLGLTPLAYLWKFPTLPASPGGDDGQLLLDMEQAGLEARIIKVASGGLEEGDLWVNVASREGKNKVERGMKKYAFGGRLDEGAVIGEGGEFETLVVDGPGGLFKKRVVVEEEGRRVVREGGGTAWLSITGARLEVKEELRHGKIRVPEMWDDKFQAILDTLASNDELPIQDLSLEDGQGNTDAARPDLTKLQPSNIQHLIFTSIDHPSVQDETTSVTTLIEAYLASKSLPSTVILSTTILLRNMSDFATINPIYGSLFPFPNPPSRVCISCGDLLPKGINIVIALALSATPDIQRDGLHVQSRSYWAPANIGPYSQAITTPLFPSSQAKAVRIAGQIPLIPATMTLPPPENLSTQLVLSLQHLFRIGVETGVQLFTSGVAFFPRSSSGNMQEKVKLAAKVWELAHALPKSEDDEGEEEEEEEEDEDGPDIWDRKYNSAYTSFASAGQATHGPRLPDWSTVKTKTTIPPVFVAEVEELPRGSGVEWQSHLGIASAGEDSVEIVKRGESIWQVVVEERFVQTVVVEWVDRDSVDEGVGAVVKELEGRWLVPVVTYLDKRFEYRLGEEGKGLVVPCRSLWDGKGERVGMVRVWEGVLRED; encoded by the coding sequence ATGGCAACcacaccgtcaccgtcatcaCAGGCGGAGAGGCTGAACGTAATCGCCCTCATCTCCGGCGGCAAGGACTCTTTCTATTCCCTGCTTCACTGCCGGGAGAACGGCCACCGGGTCGTGGCCTTGGCtaacctcttcccctccggCGCGGGAGCGGGAACCGGCACAGGCCGGACAAGCCCGTCGTCTTCCGTATCCGACGATGCGGCCCCACTTCCCGGAGCTACCATCCCTgatcaagaggaagaggacctCAACAGCCACATGTACCAAACTGTGGGCCACagcatcatccccctctACGCCGAAGCCACCGGCATCCCCCTCTACCGGAAGGCCATCAGCTCCTACGGTGCGACCCAGCACGGGAAGGATTACTCGCACTATGTCTCCACTCCGGAGGAGGTCAACGAGAGGAAGCATGACGAGACGGAGTCGATGTTTTGTTTGCTCAAGGGGATCAGGCAGAGGCATCCAGAGGTGAATGCGGTTTGTGCGGGGGCGATTCTCAGCACGTATCAGCGGACGAGGGTTGAGTCGGTGGctgtgaggttggggttgacgCCTTTGGCGTATTTGTGGAAGTTTCCTACTTTGCCTGCTAGTCcggggggtgatgatgggcagcTGTTGCTGGATATGGAGCAGGCCGGGTTGGAGGCGAGGATTATAAAGGTTGCGAgcggggggttggaggagggggatttgtGGGTTAATGTTGCGAGTAGGGAGGGAAAGAacaaggtggagagggggatgaagaagtATGCTTTTGGAGGACggttggatgagggggccgtgattggagaaggaggtgagtTTGAGACGTTGGTTGTGGATGGGCCGGGGGGGTTGTTTAAGAagagggttgtggttgaggaggaggggaggagggtggtgagggagggtggggggacAGCTTGGCTGAGTATCACCGGGGCGAGGTTagaggtgaaggaggagttgaggcATGGGAAAATCAGGGTGCCTGAGATGTGGGATGACAAGTTTCAGGCTATCCTTGATACTTTGGCATCGAATGATGAACTGCCAATACAGGATCTGAGTCTTGAAGACGGTCAAGGCAACACCGACGCTGCCCGTCCCGACCTCACCAAGCTCCAACCCTCCAACATCCAGCACCTAATATTCACCTCCATCGACCACCCATCCGTTCAAGACGAAACAACCtccgtcaccaccctcatcgAGGCCTACCTCGCCTCCaaatccctcccctcaaccgtcatcctctccaccaccattctCCTCCGCAACATGTCCGACTTTGCCACCATAAACCCCATATACGGTTCCCTATTCCCCTTCCCTAACCCCCCATCCCGAGTTTGCATCTCCTGCGGGgatctcctccccaaaggCATCAACATCGTCATCGCCCTAGCCCTCTCGGCCACCCCAGACATCCAAAGAGATGGCCTCCACGTTCAGAGCAGATCCTACTGGGCACCGGCCAACATCGGCCCCTATTCCCAAgcaatcaccacccctctGTTTCCCAGCTCCCAAGCAAAAGCAGTCAGGATCGCGGGTCagatccccctcatcccagCAACCATgacccttcccccaccaGAAAACCTCAGCACACAACTCGTCCTCTCCCTGCAGCACCTCTTCCGAATCGGAGTCGAAACCGGCGTGCAGCTGTTCACCTCGGGAGTGGCCTTCTTCCCTCGTTCCTCCTCCGGGAACATGCAAGAAAAGGTCAAACTTGCAGCCAAAGTTTGGGAGTTGGCACATGCACTCCCCAAaagtgaggatgatgagggtgaggaggaggaggaggaggaggaggatgaagatggtccAGATATTTGGGATAGGAAATATAACTCGGCTTATACCTCGTTTGCCTCGGCCGGCCAGGCCACCCACGGGCCGCGGCTCCCAGATTGGAGCACGGTAAAGACCAAAACTACCATTCCGCCTGTCTTTGtggctgaggtggaggagttgccTAGGGGAAGTGGAGTGGAGTGGCAGAGTCATCTTGGGATTGCCTCTGCTGGGGAAGATAGTGTGGAGAttgtgaaaaggggggagagtATCTGgcaggttgtggtggaggagaggtttgtTCAgactgtggttgttgagtggGTGGATAGAGACAGTGttgatgagggtgttggggcggtggtgaaggagttggaggggaggtggttggtgcCTGTTGTTACTTATTTGGATAAGCGGTTTGAGTACAGATTGGgcgaggaagggaaggggttggttgtgcCGTGTAGGAGTTtgtgggatgggaagggggagagggtggggatggtgagggtttgggagggggttttgagggaggattgA